A DNA window from Betta splendens chromosome 6, fBetSpl5.4, whole genome shotgun sequence contains the following coding sequences:
- the cnot2 gene encoding CCR4-NOT transcription complex subunit 2 isoform X2, with the protein MFGARKKFVEFEVVDNDFTDESMYYNQPSMFPHRSDKDMLSSPSPSLSGQLSQLGASLYGPQSTLGFSVRGMGNSTPQLNRNLTQGTQLPSHITPTTGVPTMSLHTPPSPSRGTLPMNSRNMLNHSQVGQSIGMSGRTNSMGSSGLGSPNRSSPSIICMPKQQPARQPFTINSMSGFGMNRNQAFGMNNSLSSNIFNGTDGSENVTGLDLSDFPALADRNRREGTGNPTPMLNPLAGRAPYVGMVTKPSTEQTQDFSIHNEDFPALPGPNYKDATLNNEDSKINLNSTSKSTSSADGPKFPGDKTTSAQNNNQKKGIQVLSDGRVTNIPSGMVTDQFGMIGLLTFIRAAETDPGMVHLALGSDLTTLGLNLNSPENLYPKFASPWASAPCRPQDIDFHVPSEYLTNIHIRDKLAAIKLARYGEDLLFYLYYMNGGDLLQLLAAVELFNRDWRYHKEERVWITRAPGMEPTLKTNAYERGTYYFFDCLNWRKVAKEFHLEYDKLEERPHVPTTFNYNPAQQAF; encoded by the exons TGTTTGGTGCTAGAAAAAAATTTGTAGAGTTCGAGGTAGTCGATAACGACTTCACAGATGAAAGTATGTACTACAACCAGCCGTCGATGTTTCCACATCGGTCGGACAAAGAT atgctctcctctccttcaccgTCGTTGTCGGGCCAGTTGTCACAGCTTGGCGCAAGTTTGTACGGTCCACAAA GTACACTTGGCTTCTCGGTGAGGGGCATGGGGAACAGTACGCCTCAATTAAACAGAAATCTAACACAGGGCACACAGTTACCAAGTCATATCACCCCCACAACGGGGGTCCCCACCATGTCCCTTCACACCCCTCCGTCACCCAGCAG AGGGACATTGCCAATGAACTCAAGAAACATGCTGAACCACAGTCAGGTTGGTCAGAGCATTGGGATGAGTGGCAGGACCAATAGTATGGGCAGCTCAGGGCTTGGCAGTCCAAACCGCAGCTCGCCTAGCATCATCTGTATGCCCAAACAACAGCCAGCACGCCAGCCCTTTACCATAAACAG CATGTCAGGATTTGGTATGAACCGCAATCAGGCCTTTGGGATGAACAACTCATTATCAAGCAACATCTTCAATGGCACAG ATGGGAGTGAAAATGTAACAGGACTGGATCTGTCAGACTTCCCTGCGTTAGCAGACAGGAATCGGAGAGAAGGCACTGGAAACCCAACACCGATGCTCAACCCCTTGGCTGGAAGGGCTCCTTATG TTGGCATGGTGACAAAGCCATCAACTGAACAGACCCAAGATTTTTCTATTCATAACGAGGACTTCCCTGCACTACCTGGCCCGAATTACAAGGATGCTACGTTGAACAATGAAGACAGCAAAATT AACTTGAACTCAACAAGCAAGAGCACATCCAGTGCAGATGGGCCAAAATTTCCAGGAGACAAGACAACCTCAGCACAGAACAACAACCAGAAGAAAGGGATCCAGGTGTTGTCCGATG GTCGGGTGACGAACATTCCCTCAGGAATGGTGACAGACCAATTCGGCATGATTGGCCTCCTGACGTTTATCCGTGCAGCAGAGACCGATCCTGGGATGGTCCATCTGGCATTAGGAAGTGACCTCACGACACTGGGACTCAACTTAAACTCACCAGA AAACCTGTATCCCAAGTTCGCCTCTCCTTGGGCTTCAGCACCTTGTCGACCTCAGGATATTG ACTTCCATGTTCCGTCTGAATATCTAACCAATATCCACATAAGGGACAAG TTGGCTGCGATTAAACTGGCCCGATACGGTGAAGACTTGTTGTTCTACCTGTACTACATGAACGGTGgcgacctgctgcagctcctcgcagCAGTAGAGCT CTTTAACCGGGACTGGAGGTACCACAAAGAGGAGCGGGTTTGGATAACAAGGGCGCCTGGTATGGAGCCTACACTAAAGACCAACGCCTATGAAAGGGGAACCTACTACTTTTTTGATTGTCTTAACTGGAGAAAAGTAGCCAAG GAATTTCATCTGGAGTATGacaagctggaggagaggccTCATGTGCCAACAACGTTCAACTACAACCCAGCCCAGCAGGCCTTCTAA
- the cnot2 gene encoding CCR4-NOT transcription complex subunit 2 isoform X1 — MFGARKKFVEFEVVDNDFTDESMYYNQPSMFPHRSDKDMLSSPSPSLSGQLSQLGASLYGPQSTLGFSVRGMGNSTPQLNRNLTQGTQLPSHITPTTGVPTMSLHTPPSPSRGTLPMNSRNMLNHSQVGQSIGMSGRTNSMGSSGLGSPNRSSPSIICMPKQQPARQPFTINSMSGFGMNRNQAFGMNNSLSSNIFNGTGFSVASDGSENVTGLDLSDFPALADRNRREGTGNPTPMLNPLAGRAPYVGMVTKPSTEQTQDFSIHNEDFPALPGPNYKDATLNNEDSKINLNSTSKSTSSADGPKFPGDKTTSAQNNNQKKGIQVLSDGRVTNIPSGMVTDQFGMIGLLTFIRAAETDPGMVHLALGSDLTTLGLNLNSPENLYPKFASPWASAPCRPQDIDFHVPSEYLTNIHIRDKLAAIKLARYGEDLLFYLYYMNGGDLLQLLAAVELFNRDWRYHKEERVWITRAPGMEPTLKTNAYERGTYYFFDCLNWRKVAKEFHLEYDKLEERPHVPTTFNYNPAQQAF; from the exons TGTTTGGTGCTAGAAAAAAATTTGTAGAGTTCGAGGTAGTCGATAACGACTTCACAGATGAAAGTATGTACTACAACCAGCCGTCGATGTTTCCACATCGGTCGGACAAAGAT atgctctcctctccttcaccgTCGTTGTCGGGCCAGTTGTCACAGCTTGGCGCAAGTTTGTACGGTCCACAAA GTACACTTGGCTTCTCGGTGAGGGGCATGGGGAACAGTACGCCTCAATTAAACAGAAATCTAACACAGGGCACACAGTTACCAAGTCATATCACCCCCACAACGGGGGTCCCCACCATGTCCCTTCACACCCCTCCGTCACCCAGCAG AGGGACATTGCCAATGAACTCAAGAAACATGCTGAACCACAGTCAGGTTGGTCAGAGCATTGGGATGAGTGGCAGGACCAATAGTATGGGCAGCTCAGGGCTTGGCAGTCCAAACCGCAGCTCGCCTAGCATCATCTGTATGCCCAAACAACAGCCAGCACGCCAGCCCTTTACCATAAACAG CATGTCAGGATTTGGTATGAACCGCAATCAGGCCTTTGGGATGAACAACTCATTATCAAGCAACATCTTCAATGGCACAG GGTTTTCTGTTGCTTCAGATGGGAGTGAAAATGTAACAGGACTGGATCTGTCAGACTTCCCTGCGTTAGCAGACAGGAATCGGAGAGAAGGCACTGGAAACCCAACACCGATGCTCAACCCCTTGGCTGGAAGGGCTCCTTATG TTGGCATGGTGACAAAGCCATCAACTGAACAGACCCAAGATTTTTCTATTCATAACGAGGACTTCCCTGCACTACCTGGCCCGAATTACAAGGATGCTACGTTGAACAATGAAGACAGCAAAATT AACTTGAACTCAACAAGCAAGAGCACATCCAGTGCAGATGGGCCAAAATTTCCAGGAGACAAGACAACCTCAGCACAGAACAACAACCAGAAGAAAGGGATCCAGGTGTTGTCCGATG GTCGGGTGACGAACATTCCCTCAGGAATGGTGACAGACCAATTCGGCATGATTGGCCTCCTGACGTTTATCCGTGCAGCAGAGACCGATCCTGGGATGGTCCATCTGGCATTAGGAAGTGACCTCACGACACTGGGACTCAACTTAAACTCACCAGA AAACCTGTATCCCAAGTTCGCCTCTCCTTGGGCTTCAGCACCTTGTCGACCTCAGGATATTG ACTTCCATGTTCCGTCTGAATATCTAACCAATATCCACATAAGGGACAAG TTGGCTGCGATTAAACTGGCCCGATACGGTGAAGACTTGTTGTTCTACCTGTACTACATGAACGGTGgcgacctgctgcagctcctcgcagCAGTAGAGCT CTTTAACCGGGACTGGAGGTACCACAAAGAGGAGCGGGTTTGGATAACAAGGGCGCCTGGTATGGAGCCTACACTAAAGACCAACGCCTATGAAAGGGGAACCTACTACTTTTTTGATTGTCTTAACTGGAGAAAAGTAGCCAAG GAATTTCATCTGGAGTATGacaagctggaggagaggccTCATGTGCCAACAACGTTCAACTACAACCCAGCCCAGCAGGCCTTCTAA